One stretch of Emys orbicularis isolate rEmyOrb1 chromosome 5, rEmyOrb1.hap1, whole genome shotgun sequence DNA includes these proteins:
- the MBOAT4 gene encoding ghrelin O-acyltransferase yields MDWASPLALHPIAFYQLVAFPFAVSFHYLCTSGSLSLNARYVLLLVGGCLLACAAMGWYALLLFIPTFCSVAIFHSVGPLQVHTWAFVLQMSWQTLCHMGLHYREHYLQGAPCIRLTIALSSLMLQTQKVTSLALDIHEGKVTMAAEWGDGREPLLRALPLCSYLLFFPALLGGPLCSFRRFQDQIQGSCASRPTPPWRAAGQKCLRALALHLLRTAVRSCVAPLACMTDCTGFGCVYVMWHSALLFKLAYYSQWVLDEALLSAAGFGLELGHAPGAEAACGDLSDADIWTLETTNRIALFTRTWNKSTSRWLRRLVFQRSPAQPLLATFAFSAWWHGLHPGQVFGFLCWAAMVEADYRIHPFLRSLAKSWHTKVLYQALTWVQTQLIIAYITAVVEMRSFSALWLLGASYNSFFPLLYGASLLWLVMRAKEKCV; encoded by the exons ATGGATTGGGCAAGTCCGCTTGCTCTTCACCCTATAGCTTTCTACCAGCTGGTTGCGTTTCCATTTGCCGTTTCCTTTCACTATCTCTGCACCTCTGGGTCTCTCTCGCTAAATGCCAG GTACGTCTTGCTCCTGGTGGGAGGCTGCCTTCTCGCGTGTGCTGCCATGGGATGGTACGCCCTGCTGCTCTTCATCCCCACCTTCTGCTCCGTGGCCATTTTCCACTCAGTCGGCCCACTGCAGGTCCACACGTGGGCATTCGTGCTCCAGATGTCCTGGCAGACTCTCTGCCACATGGGCCTGCACTACAGAGAACATTATCTGCAAGGAGCCCCGTGCATCAG gtTGACAATCGCCCTCTCGTCGCTCATGCTGCAGACGCAGAAGGTCACATCGCTGGCTCTGGATATCCACGAAGGGAAGGTGACtatggcagctgagtggggggatgggagggagccaCTGCTGCGGGCGCTGCCTCTATGCAGCTACCTGCTGTTTTTCCCTGCCTTGCTGGGAGGCCCGCTATGCTCCTTTCGGAGATTTCAGGACCAGATCCAGGGCTCATGTGCTTCACGCCCCACACCTCCCTGGAGGGCTGCAGGCCAGAAATGCCTTcgtgccctggctctgcacctgCTGAGAACGGCTGTGAGGAGCTGCGTGGCCCCGCTGGCCTGCATGACGGACTGCACCGGCTTTGGCTGCGTGTACGTCATGTGGCATTCCGCCCTGCTCTTCAAACTGGCTTATTActcccagtgggtgctcgacgAGGCTCTCCTCAGCGCAGCGGgctttgggctggagcttggccACGCCCCCGGTGCAGAGGCTGCCTGCGGCGACCTCTCTGATGCAGACATATGGACCTTGGAGACCACCAACAGAATAGCCCTCTTCACCAGGACCTGGAACAAGAGCACTTCCCGGTGGCTGAGGAGACTCGTCTTCCAGcgcagcccggcccagcccctctTGGCCACTTTTGCCTTCTCGGCCTGGTGGCACGGGCTCCACCCAGGGCAAGTGTTTGGCTTCTTGTGCTGGGCAGCGATGGTGGAGGCCGATTACCGGATTCACCCTTTTCTCCGTTCACTTGCAAAGTCCTGGCACACCAAGGTGCTGTATCAGGCCCTGACCTGGGTCCAGACCCAGCTGATTATTGCGTACATCACGGCTGTGGTGGAGATGAGGAGCTTCTCTGCGCTCTGGCTGCTGGGCGCCTCCTACAACAGCTTCTTCCCTCTCCTGTACGGTGCTTCACTGCTGTGGCTGGTCATGAGAGCCAAAGAAAAATGTGTCTGA